ggcaggtaCAGAGACAGAtcaaaaggaggaaattttAACAGCAAATGTGACTTTTTGTAAAGATTGATTTTACCAATGCAGCTCTTAAATGGAGCAGCTAAATGCAACTCCACTGGTTTATGCAGGATGAGATGATTGCATCTGTACTTTTTACAAACTGCACAATTTAAAGTGTGCACATATACTTGCCTGCTGGATTAAGCATTCCTTGAATGGCTTCTCCACATATGTCCCCTGGTATCTTTGCTACAGGTTTCGATGCATTGTTTATCCATTTAAGCAGAAGCTGACCATTTCAACTGCAGTCGCCATTATAGCGGTCATCTGGATTCTGGCCATTGCAATCATGTGTCCTTCCGCAGTCACGCTGCAGGTAcaagaagagaaacatttcaGGGTGATCATTGGCTACAGCAACGAAACCCGCCCTGTATACTGGTGCCGGGAGGACTGGCCTAACCCGGGAATGAGAAAGATCTATACGACAGTTCTGTTTGCCAACATCTATCTGGCTCCCCTGTCGCTCATTGTTATCATGTATGCTAGGATTAGCATTGCTCTCTTCAACACAGCGATGCCCGTGGTGGGAAAACACAGCCAGGAACAGCGGCACAGTGTGtccaagaagaaacaaaaagtcaTCAAAATGCTCATTATTGTGGCTTTGCTTTTCACCCTGTCCTGGCTTCCCTTGTGGACTCTGATGATGCTTTCAGACTATGCCAACCTTTCAGATATCCAGTTGCAGATCATCAACATTTACATCTATCCCTTTGCTCACTGGCTGGCCTTTTTCAACAGCAGCGTCAACCCCATCATCTACGgtttctttaatgaaaattttcGCCGAGGCTTTCAGTCAGTCTTTAAacttcagctctgctccagggAGATTGTTCACAGGGAGGTCCCTTCCCAGCGAGGCCAAAGCAATGCCATTTTGCCAGCTGCCAACTACCAGACACCCCAGGATCACGCCTGTCAAAATGCTaagggagaggggaagacaGTTAAGAAAGGAAATTGGGTGAATAACCAGCAGGATTTGATAATGGAGGATCTAGAAGAGCCCTGCAGTGATAGGATTAAGTGAAACATGCTATGAACTGCCTAAATGATTTATGCCTAGCAGAGTTTATGTATTCGGTTGTAAAACTCATGCTCTGCAGCCCTTTCTGACAAAAACGTCAAGAAGTTTCTGTTTTTAAGTAGATACACAACTTCCACAATATCTGAACATTTGATCTAAGTAGGAAAACAAATTCAGCCCTTTCTGTTACCAGCTCAAACCAGTGGCAACTCTCCTGCAGTCAGCGATGATTCACTGCTCTTTAACTGGGCTAGAGCAAAGACATGATTAAAATGGGATTACCTTCCATTTATGTGAcataagagaaaaagagagctAAGATTATTGACTCAGATACAATTACTCTGGATACTCACTGATGAAGAGAccattcattcattttcttctgtgaatcTCTCAGAGCAGCTGAAACAGAGTTTGCTTGAACAATATTTATGGTATTATTCCACTAGCTGTTGTTAATACCTACAATTTTCTTGTGATACCAGGCAATGAACGCATCACTACTGTTGGTAGCATCCAGCTATACTGTGAAGCTGGAAAAAGGAGGGAACCACAAGACCTGAGCATATGCCCCTCCTGGGAGTTCAACTGTTGGAGCTCAGGGTAGCTCTGAGCCAGCGCGGCTGAGGGTGTCCCCCTTGTTGCatcaagaaataatttcattattgcAAATACGAATACACATTCTAATATGAATACACCAAAATACCTGctacagagatttaaaaaacagtccTCTGCTAAAAGCAAGACTAATCCAATAAACTCACTTCTTGATTTAAcataaatttctcttttttcagctATGGATGCTTGGTACTACTCTTTCAGCTTCTTCTGTGAAGCCTAAACCTGTTCCTTGAATTTGTCAATCTGTTATTCTATAACTCTCATTAACTGAAATATTGGAGATATAGTCTGAATATTTGAATGGAACTCACAGGTTCCTGGGTCTTCTTCTGGTTGTACTCATATTGTTTCTGCCCAGACAT
The Falco rusticolus isolate bFalRus1 chromosome 1, bFalRus1.pri, whole genome shotgun sequence genome window above contains:
- the NPFFR2 gene encoding neuropeptide FF receptor 2, which produces MSKKMDSNSSFYWPHVLSYNGTYKYLYLEGNVSYVDFYLHQPPVAAVFIISYLLIFLLCMVGNGVVCFIVLRSKHMRTVTNLFILNLAVSDLLVGIFCMPTTLLDNIIAGWPFGSLVCKMSGMVQGISVSASVFTLVAIAVDRFRCIVYPFKQKLTISTAVAIIAVIWILAIAIMCPSAVTLQVQEEKHFRVIIGYSNETRPVYWCREDWPNPGMRKIYTTVLFANIYLAPLSLIVIMYARISIALFNTAMPVVGKHSQEQRHSVSKKKQKVIKMLIIVALLFTLSWLPLWTLMMLSDYANLSDIQLQIINIYIYPFAHWLAFFNSSVNPIIYGFFNENFRRGFQSVFKLQLCSREIVHREVPSQRGQSNAILPAANYQTPQDHACQNAKGEGKTVKKGNWVNNQQDLIMEDLEEPCSDRIK